A window of Aurantibacillus circumpalustris genomic DNA:
ACTTATAAACCGCAATATTTGTCCGGTGATATACGAACACGGCGGACTAGGTGCAAGTGGCGATCTCGTGCAGTTAGCGCATTTAGCCCTAACTCTGATTGGTGAAGGGGAAGTTCATTATCAGGGAGAAATTACCGATACTGCCCAAGTATTTAAAAAAGAAGGCTTGACTCCCCTGCAAGTTCATATTCGTGAAGGACTAGCTCTAATGAATGGTACATCCGCCATGTGTGGTATTGGACTAATAAATCTTATCCATGCAAAAAATCTCGTAAAGCATTCTATAGCGGCAACAAGTATGATTGTAGAAATGGTGCAGTCTTATGATGATCATTTTTCGAATGAATTAAATTCTGTAAAATACCATGCCGGACAAAACATCATTGCAAAAGAGATGCAAGCGTTTTTAAAAGACAGCAAACTGGTAAAAAAACGCGAAAAACATTTATACCATCAGCCAATCAAAGAAAATATTCTGAAAGATAAAGTTCAGGAATATTATTCAATTCGTTGTGTGCCACAAATTTTAGGTCCCGTGCATGATACCATTGCTTATGCTGAAGAAGTTATTATTAATGAAATAAATTCGGTAAACGATAATCCAATTATTGACTACGAAAATAAAAATGTATTTCATGGTGGAAATTTTCATGGGGATTACGCCTCTCTTGAAATGGATAAGCTTAAAACCGTAATCACCAAACTCTCCATGTTATGTGAACGTCAGCTTAATTTTTTATTAAACGATAAGCTTAATGGAATTTTACCGCCATTTATTAATCTAGGAACGATTGGTTTAAATCTTGGAATTCAAGGGGTGCAATTTACA
This region includes:
- a CDS encoding HAL/PAL/TAL family ammonia-lyase — its product is MINLGSGKLTFDECYDVLIHNKNIELNDSAMSHVYQSYFFLKEFIKDKLIYGVNTGFGPMAQYKISDNDQVQLQYNLIRSHCSGSGNPIEPINVKALMLARLSTLMRGYSGIHPDAVILLKELINRNICPVIYEHGGLGASGDLVQLAHLALTLIGEGEVHYQGEITDTAQVFKKEGLTPLQVHIREGLALMNGTSAMCGIGLINLIHAKNLVKHSIAATSMIVEMVQSYDDHFSNELNSVKYHAGQNIIAKEMQAFLKDSKLVKKREKHLYHQPIKENILKDKVQEYYSIRCVPQILGPVHDTIAYAEEVIINEINSVNDNPIIDYENKNVFHGGNFHGDYASLEMDKLKTVITKLSMLCERQLNFLLNDKLNGILPPFINLGTIGLNLGIQGVQFTATSTTAENQTLSFPMYVHSIPSNNDNQDIVSMGANSALIAQKVINNTYEVIAIEFLALIQALDYLNFEPKISQKARNYYKDLRGLVPVFKEDSTKYQDQRKIVNYLKSKI